The window CTGAGCTGAACAACTTCGCCGGTGCCACCCTGAATCTGTATATGGGCAACTTCGGTCTGCGCTTTGGTATGCAACAGACGCAGATGACGCTGGATACTGCCGCGGATATGCAGACCCTGATCGACGTCGCCGGCGGTAAAAACCCGGATATCGCGCTTTACGACCTGGCCGCCAGCGGTGCCCGCCGTATCGATATCGCCCAGACCGCCGCCACCCTGCTGACAGACGGTATGAGTGAAGAAACACAGAAGACCTTCAACTTCGACGACAAAAAAGCCCGCTACTACAACCTGGCAACGACCTGGGATAACGGCGACTGGAGCTTTATCGCCGAAACCGCGGTTATCAACTTCGACTCCGGTCTGTATATCGATAACTTCGCCTGGCTGGCGTCGCTGGCCAAGCGTTTTGACGCTCTGACCATCCATACCACCTACTCGACCTCCCGTGACCGTCTTGACGGTGGTGAAGTGGGTGACGTGCAGAAAGCCATGGGCACACGCGGTGAAGACGAAAGTATCACCCTCGGTATGCGCTACGACCTGGATGAAGCAACCGCCTTCAAACTGGAAGCGACCCACCACATAGAGGAAACCAACCAGGGCCTGCCAGGCGCCTCCGGAACTCTCTATCGCGCCGCATTACAGCTGGTATTCTGAGGAGCTGACACATGAAA of the Thalassolituus hydrocarboniclasticus genome contains:
- a CDS encoding porin, which codes for MRTRILSTTKSLLPGALLLCATSQAIADNGLNVYGFLNAGAYYLDEDDITIEAYESGDPQFFNRDTMMGLQISKEISERTNATIQLTAKGEEDFAVRTSLAFISHALNDSTDIRFGRLRIPFFYYSEFLDVGYAYNWIRPTGDAYGIPFSDYNGADIIKRFSFDSFDGQIQLNYGRRDKELMLFNEAYEAELNNFAGATLNLYMGNFGLRFGMQQTQMTLDTAADMQTLIDVAGGKNPDIALYDLAASGARRIDIAQTAATLLTDGMSEETQKTFNFDDKKARYYNLATTWDNGDWSFIAETAVINFDSGLYIDNFAWLASLAKRFDALTIHTTYSTSRDRLDGGEVGDVQKAMGTRGEDESITLGMRYDLDEATAFKLEATHHIEETNQGLPGASGTLYRAALQLVF